In the Sarcophilus harrisii chromosome 1, mSarHar1.11, whole genome shotgun sequence genome, one interval contains:
- the LOC111719184 gene encoding uncharacterized protein LOC111719184, whose translation MNASPASGTGSRSEGNNARPFFYAQPTAQPPLPNPWYLNPAYSPYCVSATGFRNGNPYIPYYSVALHEYPGFFLPQAPVPTRVNRRPYFHPQSSFPMFQHAAHFYHYSNPSKKTETKETQTDLPQLENKSKKQQDSKSDANGCNVGSFTGRVTNVASGKKAAVLSSFVQEREVHSKSPPKNTAYRSISPGSYALEKEEVRIEYGDGSPAIQLWKSFKETIPLYDLTHGQAVPQNIVQCDLFSVSSCERVGVLYAPHKEEKMPTVDYSEDKQYLEAVQDKEVKMSGPKLEGNLDKNKESVATQKCSVALDTATPWQSDELNRSGKKVPSMASPSLSVLRTPNGSTQELNQQARSVCSNRETINGLSQEAPTPNRHNGQTKLGDGFWSNESGRFVSSPTWLARFEKIDASLHSLPQRKSLSVSSTYPSSRNEVSSLNNVPITDFVLEKNTYLKSREGTEQEAKIQADHYNEKEGAVMMVGETDDVVVHDTEENPSGKIKGPIKRGREQEVLPNYPTQKTCLLKKKECLSDPDSEELWGIEDEDVGYDKNLNEVEYIFEAVDPQEDLTPSNRGFYQEIGQEVIWKPPCTTTLSQLIVWPVKNKVRTKTGAYENTAFLRKLKDKDYYETACGKLLKKRMVVKRKVKLDRLKRKILRKCKDIRPEAETVEVWTVPRYSIHRGYGSKKSSYRKYVPARDNW comes from the exons ATGAATGCTTCACCAGCTTCAGGAACTGGTTCACGTTCTGAAGGCAACAATGCAAGACCTTTTTTCTATGCTCAACCCACAGCACAACCCCCATTGCCAAATCCGTGGTACCTAAATCCTGCCTATAGTCCTTATTGTGTGTCAGCAACAG GATTCAGAAATGGAAATCCATACATTCCATATTATTCAGTTGCTCTACATGAGTACCCTGGCTTTTTCTTGCCACAAGCTCCTGTACCTACCAGAGTGAACAGAAGACCCTATTTTCATCCTCAGTCTTCATTTCCTATGTTCCAGCATGCTGCACATTTCTATCATTACAGCAACCCTTcaaaaaaaacagaaaccaaaGAGACCCAGACTGATCTCCCCCAGCTtgaaaacaaatccaaaaagCAGCAAGATTCAAAGTCTGATGCTAATGGTTGCAATGTAGGTAGCTTTACAGGTAGAGTGACTAATGTCGCCTCTGGAAAAAAAGCTGCAGTTTTGTCCTCCTTTGTGCAAGAGAGAGAGGTTCATAGTAAAAGCCCTCCTAAAAATACAGCATACAGAAGCATCTCTCCAGGAAGCTATGCCCTTGAAAAGGAAGAGGTAAGAATAGAATATGGAGATGGTTCTCCTGCAATACAGCTCTGGAAATCCTTTAAAGAAACCATCCCTCTTTATGATTTGACACATGGCCAAGCAGTACCACAGAACATAGTACAATGTGATTTATTTTCAGTGAGCTCCTGTGAAAGAGTGGGGGTTCTATATGCCcctcataaagaagaaaaaatgccaACTGTAGACTATTCAGAAGATAAACAGTATCTTGAAGCTGTACAGGATAAAGAAGTCAAGATGTCAGGGCCCaagctggaaggaaatttagataaaaataaGGAGAGTGTAGCCACTCAAAAATGTTCAGTAGCCCTAGATACAGCAACTCCCTGGCAATCTGATGAGCTTAACAGATCAGGTAAAAAAGTCCCTTCAATGGCAAGTCCAAGTCTGTCAGTGTTGAGGACACCAAATGGGTCTACTCAAGAACTGAACCAGCAAGCAAGATCAGTTTGTTCTAACAGAGAGACCATTAATGGCCTGAGTCAAGAGGCCCCCACCCCAAATAGACACAATGGACAGACCAAGTTAGGAGATGGTTTTTGGAGCAATGAATCAGGCAGGTTTGTGTCCTCTCCCACCTGGCTGGCTCGCTTTGAGAAGATTGATGCCAGTCTCCATTCCTTGCCTCAGAGGAAGAGTTTAAGTGTTAGCTCCACATACCCATCTTCTAGAAATGAAGTGTCTTCCCTGAATAATGTGCCTATAACTGACTTTGTACTTGAGAAGAACACATATCTCAAAAGCAGAGAGGGCACTGAACAGGAGGCTAAGATCCAGGCTGATCATTATAATGAGAAAGAGGGAGCAGTCATGATGGTAGGTGAAACTGATGATGTAGTTGTCCATGATACTGAAGAGAACCCAAGTGGAAAGATTAAAGGACCTattaaaagagggagggagcagGAAGTTCTACCTAACTATCCCACCCAGAAAACCTGTTTGCTCAAGAAAAAAGAGTGTCTCTCTGATCCTGATTCTGAAGAATTGTGGGGAATAGAAGATGAAGATGTTGGTTATGACAAAAATTTAAATGAGGTTGAATATATTTTTGAAGCAGTTGACCCACAGGAAGATTTGACCCCTTCTAATAGGGGCTTTTACCAAGAGATTGGTCAAGAGGTAATCTGGAAGCCACCTTGTACTACCACATTGTCCCAGCTAATTGTTTGGCCTGTAAAAAACAAAGTCAGAACAAAAACTGGTGCCTATGAAAATACTGCCTTCCTTCGTAAGCTTAAGGACAAAGACTACTATGAAACTGCTTGTGGCAAGCTTCTGAAAAAACGAATGGTGGTCAAGAGAAAAG